The Chitinophagales bacterium genome has a window encoding:
- a CDS encoding 6,7-dimethyl-8-ribityllumazine synthase: MAQSQHSISLLDTSSLAGLTHAKVAIVYTEWNDKIVAEQMAGAARVLQQHNATTVYSASVPGSFELPFACKQVAEHTDAEAIIAFGAVIRGGTPHFEYVCKAVTEGITQLNVTLNVPVIFGVLTLDTEEQAWERLGGAHGHKGEEAALTALKMIQFNRNLNK; the protein is encoded by the coding sequence ATGGCACAGTCGCAACACAGCATATCATTATTAGACACGTCATCGCTGGCAGGGCTTACCCACGCAAAGGTGGCCATTGTATATACCGAGTGGAATGATAAGATAGTAGCCGAGCAGATGGCCGGCGCAGCACGCGTATTGCAACAGCACAATGCAACTACCGTTTATTCAGCCTCTGTGCCGGGGAGTTTTGAACTGCCCTTTGCATGCAAACAGGTGGCGGAACATACAGACGCTGAAGCGATCATTGCTTTTGGCGCTGTGATACGTGGCGGCACGCCGCATTTTGAATATGTGTGCAAAGCCGTAACAGAAGGCATTACCCAACTGAATGTCACACTGAATGTACCCGTGATCTTCGGAGTACTGACGCTGGACACAGAGGAGCAGGCATGGGAAAGACTGGGCGGGGCACATGGACATAAAGGAGAAGAGGCCGCGCTGACCGCACTGAAAATGATACAATTTAACCGCAATCTGAATAAGTAA
- a CDS encoding tetratricopeptide repeat protein produces the protein MATTQEQNPLDKLVEKYEANKKRINTIATVILVVVVGGFAYLKLYQAPRVEKAATTVAWAQRMLEVDSFNLALNGNEQHPGFLKIQKKFSGTPTANLCDHYIGVCYLHMGDFDNAIKYLKDFDGKGSLLSYSSWGALGDAYMEKGDVSKGIEYYKKASGNKDDDAITPIFLFRLGMAYELNNQPDKAKEAYETIKNEYPRTQVGQDIERHLARVGVLD, from the coding sequence ATGGCAACAACGCAAGAACAGAACCCGTTAGATAAACTGGTAGAGAAATACGAAGCGAACAAGAAGCGTATCAATACTATAGCTACTGTAATACTGGTGGTAGTGGTAGGAGGATTTGCATACTTAAAATTATACCAGGCCCCACGTGTTGAAAAGGCTGCTACTACCGTTGCCTGGGCACAACGCATGCTGGAGGTTGATTCTTTCAACCTGGCACTTAACGGCAACGAACAGCACCCGGGTTTCCTGAAGATACAGAAGAAATTCAGCGGTACGCCTACTGCCAACCTGTGCGACCACTATATAGGTGTTTGCTACCTGCATATGGGCGACTTTGATAATGCTATTAAATACCTGAAAGATTTTGATGGCAAAGGTTCACTGCTTAGCTATTCTTCATGGGGCGCGCTGGGCGATGCCTATATGGAAAAAGGTGATGTTAGCAAAGGTATCGAGTATTATAAGAAAGCATCGGGCAACAAAGACGATGATGCTATAACGCCGATATTCCTGTTCCGCCTGGGTATGGCATATGAGCTGAACAACCAGCCCGACAAAGCAAAAGAGGCATACGAAACTATTAAGAATGAGTACCCACGTACACAGGTTGGGCAGGATATAGAACGCCACCTGGCACGCGTAGGGGTATTAGATTAA
- the pdhA gene encoding pyruvate dehydrogenase (acetyl-transferring) E1 component subunit alpha, which produces MLLMRRFEEKTGQLYGMQKIRGFCHLYIGQEAVAAGTMTAIRDDDNIITAYRDHGLAIAKGIPAKECMAELYGKATGCTKGKGGSMHFFSKEKRFFGGHGIVGGQIGLGAGIAMADQYLGNDRVTICFFGDGAARQGILHEAFNMAMLWSLPVVFICENNKYAMGTSVERTSKTLEIARLADGYDMPGDAVDGMSCEEVHKAIERAVKRAREKGGPTLLDIHTYRYRGHSMSDPAKYRTKEEVEEYKDKDPINVVLKTITDNGWATEDEIEQINEKVKMEVEECVEFAEESPWPDDSEVFTDIYAEDDYPFITD; this is translated from the coding sequence ATGCTACTGATGCGCCGCTTTGAAGAGAAGACGGGACAGTTGTACGGCATGCAGAAGATACGTGGTTTCTGCCACCTGTATATAGGACAAGAGGCGGTAGCCGCCGGTACTATGACGGCTATACGCGACGACGATAATATCATCACCGCCTACCGCGACCACGGCCTGGCCATTGCCAAAGGCATACCGGCCAAGGAGTGTATGGCTGAGCTATATGGTAAAGCTACAGGCTGTACCAAGGGTAAGGGAGGCAGTATGCACTTCTTCAGCAAAGAAAAAAGATTCTTTGGCGGTCATGGTATCGTAGGCGGACAGATAGGTTTGGGCGCAGGTATCGCCATGGCAGACCAGTACCTGGGCAACGACCGCGTTACGATCTGCTTCTTCGGCGATGGTGCTGCAAGGCAAGGTATATTGCACGAGGCTTTTAATATGGCGATGTTATGGTCGCTGCCGGTGGTGTTTATTTGCGAGAACAACAAATACGCGATGGGTACATCGGTAGAGCGCACCAGCAAGACACTGGAGATAGCCCGACTGGCTGACGGATATGACATGCCCGGTGATGCTGTGGACGGCATGAGCTGTGAAGAAGTGCACAAAGCAATAGAGCGTGCCGTGAAGCGTGCCCGCGAAAAAGGCGGCCCTACCCTGCTGGATATTCATACATACCGCTATCGTGGACACTCTATGAGCGACCCCGCTAAGTACCGTACCAAAGAAGAGGTAGAAGAATACAAGGATAAAGACCCGATAAACGTGGTACTGAAAACCATTACGGATAATGGCTGGGCAACCGAGGACGAAATAGAGCAGATCAACGAGAAGGTAAAAATGGAAGTAGAGGAATGTGTTGAATTTGCAGAAGAAAGTCCATGGCCGGATGACAGCGAAGTATTTACTGACATATACGCAGAAGACGATTACCCCTTTATTACAGATTAA
- a CDS encoding DNA replication/repair protein RecF translates to MKSLKKITLAQFRNYSAASYAFSARITCITGPNGSGKTNLLDAIYYLCYTKSYFSAYQQNTAQSGTDGFSVRGEFEHADAPETIACKWQQGKKEVSANNVEYEKVTDHIGKYAAVMIAPDDLELLNGSSEQRRKWVDSILFQTDKDYMEALVQYQRVLMQRNAWLKQENAKPRNNFTELEFYDAKLAADGDYIYKRREEFLQKLLPLLNKYYHELSHGKEELGAEYKTHLHSAPMTQLLKKSLPNDLQMQRTLKGIHRDDWDFTLDSLPLKQFASQGQKKSFLFALKLAQYSYLEAEQGNMPMLLLDDIFEKLDANRIRSLLNIIRSEGFGQVFLTDTDKARVAEAFGEGEGVTYIEV, encoded by the coding sequence TTGAAAAGCCTAAAGAAAATAACATTAGCTCAATTCCGCAACTATTCTGCTGCAAGTTACGCATTTTCTGCCCGTATTACCTGCATTACAGGTCCTAATGGTAGTGGTAAGACCAATCTGTTGGATGCTATATATTATTTATGTTATACGAAAAGCTATTTCTCTGCTTATCAGCAAAATACGGCACAGAGCGGTACAGATGGTTTCAGCGTCAGGGGAGAGTTTGAGCATGCTGACGCGCCGGAGACCATAGCCTGCAAGTGGCAACAGGGCAAAAAAGAGGTATCGGCCAACAACGTGGAATACGAGAAAGTGACCGACCATATTGGCAAATATGCCGCCGTGATGATAGCCCCCGACGACCTGGAACTGCTGAATGGCAGTAGCGAACAACGCCGCAAGTGGGTGGACAGCATCCTTTTTCAGACAGATAAAGACTATATGGAGGCTTTGGTGCAGTATCAGCGGGTGCTGATGCAGCGCAATGCCTGGCTGAAACAGGAGAACGCCAAACCCCGTAATAACTTTACCGAACTGGAGTTTTACGATGCTAAACTGGCTGCCGATGGCGATTATATATATAAGCGGCGTGAGGAGTTCCTGCAAAAACTGTTGCCGCTGCTCAATAAATATTACCACGAGCTCTCGCACGGAAAGGAAGAGCTTGGGGCGGAGTATAAAACGCACCTGCACTCGGCACCCATGACACAACTGCTGAAGAAAAGCCTGCCCAACGACCTGCAGATGCAGCGCACCCTGAAAGGCATTCATCGCGACGACTGGGATTTTACGTTAGATAGCCTGCCGTTAAAGCAATTCGCCTCGCAGGGGCAGAAAAAGAGTTTCCTGTTTGCCCTCAAGCTGGCGCAGTACTCCTACCTGGAGGCCGAGCAGGGCAACATGCCCATGCTGCTGCTGGATGATATATTCGAAAAACTGGACGCCAACCGCATACGCTCACTGCTCAACATCATCAGGTCCGAAGGTTTCGGGCAGGTATTCCTTACCGATACAGACAAAGCTCGTGTAGCAGAAGCCTTTGGAGAAGGGGAGGGCGTGACGTATATAGAGGTGTAG
- a CDS encoding YafY family transcriptional regulator, which translates to MNRIDRLFGILVLLQSKKYVTAEYICQKFDIGARTVYRDIKALNEQGVPVSFEQNRGYFIVQGYFLPPVSFNPDEANAILLMEGLVSTMADRSIQQHYSSALDKIKNVLRSQQKEQLEQLKQQTHVQMPARFVKDYNYLSQIQTAISARHILDISYRNAKEEDSRRRVEPIGLIFYAFDWHLIGWCHIRQDYRDFKVSRIVSINDAQQPFTIQEHIPLADYMKQLPVDW; encoded by the coding sequence ATGAACCGCATAGACAGGCTTTTTGGTATATTGGTATTGTTACAATCAAAAAAGTATGTAACGGCCGAATACATCTGCCAAAAGTTCGACATAGGCGCACGCACCGTGTACCGCGATATTAAAGCACTCAACGAGCAGGGCGTACCCGTTAGCTTCGAGCAGAACCGTGGTTATTTCATTGTGCAGGGATACTTTCTGCCACCGGTTTCTTTTAATCCCGACGAGGCCAATGCTATATTGCTGATGGAAGGGCTGGTGTCTACCATGGCCGACAGGTCGATACAACAACATTACTCATCAGCCCTTGATAAGATAAAGAACGTATTGCGCAGCCAGCAGAAAGAGCAACTGGAGCAACTAAAGCAGCAGACGCATGTGCAGATGCCCGCCCGTTTTGTTAAAGACTACAACTACCTGTCGCAGATACAAACGGCCATATCTGCCAGGCACATACTGGACATAAGCTATCGCAATGCCAAAGAAGAAGACAGTCGCAGAAGGGTAGAGCCCATCGGCCTGATATTCTACGCCTTCGACTGGCACCTGATAGGCTGGTGCCACATAAGGCAGGATTACCGTGACTTTAAAGTGTCGCGTATTGTAAGTATCAATGATGCACAACAACCCTTTACCATACAGGAGCATATACCCCTTGCCGACTATATGAAACAGTTGCCCGTAGACTGGTAA
- a CDS encoding DinB family protein — protein sequence MSMIEFFLQKLREEAETTRKMLQRVPDDKYDWQPHPKSMTMIRLATHVAELPSWVTMTLNTSELDFAANPYTPEPIANNAELLSYFEKNQAEAEAQLSKAIDAQMEEMWTLRDGDQVYSTRSKADVICMSISQTIHHRAQLGVYLRLLDIPIPGSYGPSADESNFG from the coding sequence ATGTCAATGATCGAATTTTTCCTGCAAAAACTAAGAGAAGAAGCAGAAACAACACGCAAAATGCTGCAACGCGTACCCGACGATAAGTACGACTGGCAGCCTCATCCCAAAAGCATGACCATGATAAGGCTGGCTACGCACGTGGCCGAACTGCCGTCGTGGGTTACTATGACGCTGAACACCAGCGAGCTGGACTTTGCTGCCAACCCTTACACCCCCGAACCGATTGCCAACAATGCAGAATTGCTGAGCTATTTTGAAAAGAACCAGGCAGAAGCAGAGGCACAACTAAGCAAAGCCATAGACGCACAAATGGAAGAGATGTGGACCCTGCGCGATGGCGACCAGGTGTACAGCACCCGCTCCAAGGCCGATGTGATATGCATGTCCATCAGCCAGACCATACACCACCGTGCGCAACTGGGCGTGTACCTGCGCCTGCTGGATATACCCATCCCCGGCAGCTATGGTCCCAGCGCCGATGAG